In Terriglobia bacterium, the DNA window ACCGACAGCTATACCGCTCCATAAATGAATCTGGAATAAAGCGCGCCGCGCCCATATATTTTGCGGACGGCTCCACAGCCTTCCGATAAGAGAAGGGGATTCGCTCACTGTGTACCTTGAACGTAGGGCTTCGGTTTGAGGAGAAGTTCCCGTCCGACGATGTAAAGCACGACGGTCAGGATCACGAGCGGAACGAGACCCAGGAGATCCGAGTAGCGTCCTTCAAAAAACGGATTATTCTTCGTCGCCCAGTCTTCGAAGCCGTTCAGCCTTACAGTGACGCCTTCACTGAGGTTCAGAAAGCTGTAAATGACACCGGCGAGCGTCGCGCCGGCGATATATCCGGAAGCAAGGAGCACACCCGGACTCTGGTCGGTCTTCGCGGCCATTTCCTCTTCGGTCAGCGCCAGATTCTCAGGTTTCTTGCGCAGATACCGGTCCACGCCCCAGCGGACCATGCCGCCGACGAAGATCGGCGTCGAGGTGGAGAGCGGCAGATACATGCCCACTGCAAATGCCAGCGAAGGTATCCCGCTCAATTCGAGGACAACCGACGTCATCACTCCCAGCAATACCAGTCCCCATGGCAGTTCGCCGCTCAGGATGCCCTTGATGATGTAAGACATCAGGGTCGCTTTGGGCGCCGTGAATTTGGGAACGCTTTGATTGCTGCCCGGAAGCTTGTCGTAGATTCCGTTGATGCCCGGATCGGCGAGATAAACCGGAACACCTTGATCGTTGACGAGGTAACGGCCGGAGGGACCATATTCCGGCGTGGTTTTATGAACCACGTAGTATGAATTACCGTCGGCCCTGGCTTGCGACCCTTTGACTGTGTCCCGCTTCGGCTGGTCCCCATTCTTCAGGTATTGGTCTGGATTGAAGTGGAAGCCTGCAGGAAACGTGAAGTCTCTGTTTTGTGAGACCGGCACGTAGACCGTGCCGGATTGATTCATTGCAAGCAGGATCGGTCCCAGCACCACGGCGGAGGCAAGCGCTCCGACCAGGATGGCGATCTGCTGGAATTTCGGTGTCGAGCCGACCAGGAATCCTGTTTTCAAGTCCTGCGATGTCGTTCCGCCGTTCGAGGCCGCGATGCAGACGATGCCGCCGATCGAGAGCGCCGTAACGAAATAGGGGGGCGCGGTCCAGCCGATGATCAGGAACACCAGACATGTCAGCAGCAGCGTCGCGACCGTCATGCCGGAAATGGGATTCGATGAAGAACCGATTTCCCCGGTCAGCCGCGACGATACAGTCACAAACAGGAACCCGAAAGCCACGATGAGCAGGGCGCCGACCAGGTTGCCGCGCAGATTGAGTTGCGGCGCAATCATGATGGCGAGCAGCAGCGCGATGATGCCGCCTAGAACGAACTTCATCGAAAGATCGTGGTCCGTGCGCGGCGCGCCGGCCGCCGCAGCCGATCTTGTCCGTCTGAGATCCGCGAGCCCGCCCATGAGTCCGCTCCAGATCACCGGCAGCGAGCGGATCAGGCTGATAATTCCGCCGGCAGCCACGGCGCCGGCTCCGATGTAGAGCACGTAGGCTTTCTGGATCTGCGAAACTGACATGTCTTTGATCAGGTGCGCGGTTTCCGGCGCCAGCGGTATGTTCCAGCCGCTGCCGAAGAATTTGATGGCCGGAATCAGTACGAGATACGACAGCACGCCGCCGGCGGTCATGATGCAGGAAATGCGCGGACCGATGATGTATCCGACGCCGAGGAGGGCCGGGTTGTTTTCGATCGAAATCGACGCCGCCTCGAAGGGTTTGCCGAAAACCTTCGTCGGGTATTCCTTCCAGGTCTTCCAGATTTCCTGGATGCCGTAATACAGGAATCCGATACCGAAGCCAGCCATGATGGTCTTTCCGCCCGTTGTCGCTTCGTCGATAATTCCTGTGTGCCGTGCGCCTTCAGCCGCTGCCGCCCGCGACTCGGCGGAAGCGCCGGCCTTCAGAACTTCGGCGCAGGCCGTGCCTTCGGGATATTTCAAAACCCCATGCTGCGCCACTATCAGGGCGCGCCGCAAAGGAATCATCATCAGAATTCCAAGCAGGCCGCCTAGAATCGCGACCAGCATCACGCGCGTCAATTCGAGATCGAAACCGAGGATGAGGATGGCCGGCATCGTCACGCCGATGCCGAACGCAATGGATTCGCCTGCGGAACCCGCGGTCTGAACGATGTTATTTTCTAAAATGGTCGCATCGCGGAGGCCGAGTTTGGAAAGAACACGGAATATCGTGATCGAGATGACGGCGACCGGGATCGAGGCGCTGACCGTGAGCCCCACCTTCAGGACAAGATAGAGCGACGAAGCGCCGAAGACCACTCCGAGAATCGTTCCCATGATCAGAGGCAGAATACCCAGTTCCCGCAAATGCGCTTCTGCGGGAATGAACGGCCTGAACCCTGCAAGGTGAGCGTTTTCATTGACAATGCCCACCCGGTCCAGGTTTTCCTTTCCGACCGGTATTCCGTTTATTCCACCGACATCAGATGACATCAAACGCTTCCTTTTTGCCTTTTAACGTGAATCGTAACAGTTATTCTATAAAAATTGGCTACATCTCATACGAGGAGAAGATGCAATGCAATATACACGCCTTGGGAATACGGGATTAGTGGTTTCGCGCCTGGCGTTCGGGGCCATGACTTTCGGCTCGGGCAAGGGCACGATGTTCGAAGCTATATCTAAGGTCGACCAGCCTCTGGCGAGTGAGCTTGTGGCGAAGGCGCTCGATGCGGGTATCAATCATTTCAATACGGCGGATGTCTATACGGCAGGCCAGTCGGAAGAGTTTCTCGGTAAAGCCCTCGGCGCCCGCCGCAAAGACGTCGTGATCTCCACGAAAGTGGGCTTTCGAAGCGGCGACGCCCTGGTTCATCAGGGGTTGTCGCGCCATCATATTCTCGAGTCCGCCGAAGGCAGCCTGAAGCGGTTGAATACGGATTACATTGATGTGTACCTCGTGCATCGGCTTGATCCTTACACCCCGGTCGAGGAGACGGTGGATGCGCTCGATAGCCTCGTGAGATCCGGCAAGGTCCGGTATGTCGGTTTCTCCAATTGGAATGCCTGGATCGCGGGAAAAGGGCTCGGGATCCAACGTCAACACGGCTGGGCGGAGTTCAAGGCAGCGGAACTGTATTACTCGCTCGTCGGCCGCGATCTGGAACACGAACTGGCTGCGTTTGTTCAGGATTCCGGGATCGGCGTTTTTGTATGGAGTCCGCTTGCGGGCGGCTTTCTCAGCGGGAAATACACCAGGGAGAATCCGAAGGGCGACGGCGGCCGGCTGACGGCTTTCGACATGCTTCCGTACGACAAGGAGAAGGGCTACCAGATTGTCGATCGCCTGCGGTCCATCGGCAAGGCTCACAACTCCAGTCCGGCGCAGGTGGCGCTGGCCTGGGTTCTCGGCAAGCCGTTCGTGAGTTCGATCCTGCTTGGAGCGAACAAGTTCTCGCAACTGGAGGAGAACCTCGGCGCCGCGGATCTGAGGATTGCGAAGGAAGATCTGGCGGCGCTCGATGAGATGACGGCTCCCGCGCAGGTCTATCCGAACTTCTTCAGCGCGCGCGTCGTGGATGAGCCGTTGCGTCAGGCCCTCAGCCGGACCTCGCATGGTTGACGTCATCGGTTATGACGCACGGGTGAGTCGGGTTAGCCGCAGATTAGGCGGATGACGCAGATTTTTGTTTGCAAGTCAGCAGCGGCATCTGCGGCATCTGCGGCATCTGCGGCATCTGCGGCTGGAAATTCTCCACCTTCACTGCTCCCACCATGGCCCAAACGTATTGATCATCATGACACCCAGCACGTGCGGCGCCGACTGTTCGCCTTCGGATAACTGCACGTTCCTCACGATCCATTCGCCGATCAGATCCGCCATGTCCGTCGCCCCCGCCGCTCTCGATGTGACGAAGTTGATGAATTCGGCCAGCCGTTGAACCGCATCCACGTCCCATTCCTGGAGGCTGAGGAGAACCTCGGCCGTCAGTTGCTTCTGTTCTTCGGCGTCATAGCGCTTGGGCATCATCAGAAGTGCGGTTCCCGAACCGGCGACGGCGAGAAGAGAATCCCACTCATCCACCGAAACCGACGCCAGCGCCGGGTATTGAGCCATAAACCCGTCCCGCGAATTCGCGGCAAAGATCCGCGAGCCGGTCAGCAGCTTTCTGGCACTGTCCTTTTCCCTCTCCGTCACAAACCCTCCCGAGTAATGTTGACTTAAATGTCTCACGCAACTACGATTCCCGGAAACACCTTGGAGGATTACGATGATCAAGGCACGAAACGGTCGAACTGGAATGGCGGCGCTGGTTGTTTTAAGCATGTTGATTGCCGCATCGGATCTGCTGGCGCAGTTCCAGCCTCCAGGATCGCTCGCCGCGCTGGCGCCTGCGAACATCGCCAAGCCGCGGCCGAAGCCTCCCTTCGATCTGACGGGGGCCTGGCTGCACAACGGAAACGCCCGGACCGGGGGTGAAACCGAACGCTTCGATCCTCCCGCAGGCTTCAAGCTCACGCCGCTGGCTCAAAAGGATTTCGATGGCGCGGCTCTGGCGACGAAAGAAGGCAAGCTCTACAAAAACGACATCGGCCTGTGCTGGCCGGCCGGCATGCCGATCATGATGACGCGCGTTTGGCCGGTCGCCATGATCCAGCTGCCGACGGCCATCTATATGATCAGTGAGCTGATGAACAGCATGCGCGTGGTCTACCTCGACGGACGGCAGCACACCGATCCCGACATCGCCGTGCGCAGCTTCAACGGCGAATCCATCGGACACTGGGAAGGCGACACGCTCGTTGTCGATACGACCAACTTCGTGCCGGACCATCATTGGCTTCACGACAAGCTCGGAATTCCGGCCAGCGATGAGCTTCACATTGTCGAACGTTACAAAATGATCAAAGGCGGAAAGACGCTTGAAATTGAATTCACGTTGAGCGATCCGAAGATGTGGGTCGGCGACTGGAAAATGACGAAACATTGGGACCGAGCCGATGATCGCGACATCGCAGAAGTCGAGTGCCTGCCCGATCTGAACGAGCACATGCCGACCGTGCACTCGTCCGACAACATCCGTTAGGGAATTACAAAATACAGGAGGCAGAGAAATGAAGAGTTTGCGGATTGGAATCCTACTGGTGATCGCCACTTGCTGCGTCGCCGCCTCGGCCTATGCGCACCATTCCGCCGCCGGAATCGATCAGACCAAAACCGTATCGCTGGAAGGGCTCGTCAAGGAGTTCAAGTGGGCGAATCCCCATTCCTGGATTGAACTCGAGGTCAAAAATGCCAAGGGCGATAACGAAATCTGGAACCTCGAAATGAATCCGCCGACCTATCTGGTTCGCGCCGGCTGGAAGTCCACGACGATCAAACCCGGCGATAAGATCAAATTCAGCGCGCATCCTTTCAAGAATGGAGATCCGGGCGGAATCTTCATGTCGGTTACTCTGCCGGACGGCCGCACTCTCACGCAAAACGCTCCGCGTGGCAACGCTCCACCGGCTCCTGCCTACGAGCAGAAGTAAATAAAGGGGAACACAGGAGCCAGCCGGCTCTTGTGTTCCCCTCAGATACGGAGCAACTTCAGCGCTTCTGATCCCAGTTGGTCCTGCCTTCGTCCCGGCCCGCGACGGAGTAGAGGACCTGCGCATTGCGCGTCTTCTGGAAATCTTCCAGTGACTGACCCCGCATTGCGGCATAGATGTGCAGGTTCGATGTTCCAACGACAGCGCCAAGTTTTTCGAGCATGAAAAAGATGACGCCGTAATGGATCATCTCCCGCCACTCGCGGTTTCGCACCATCGCGCGCTCTTTTTCCGCCAGTCCGGCCTCTTCGAACGTGGCTTCCGGATCCGCAAGAAACTTGCGGCGGTGTTCAGGAATGATCAGGTCGTGGAGAAAACGATTGAGCCGGTAGGCGCGAACGCTGGTCTCGAGCGTGAACGGGTAGGTTCCTTCGATCGTTTCAACGCCTTTCGTTTCGTGGT includes these proteins:
- a CDS encoding oligopeptide transporter, OPT family encodes the protein MSSDVGGINGIPVGKENLDRVGIVNENAHLAGFRPFIPAEAHLRELGILPLIMGTILGVVFGASSLYLVLKVGLTVSASIPVAVISITIFRVLSKLGLRDATILENNIVQTAGSAGESIAFGIGVTMPAILILGFDLELTRVMLVAILGGLLGILMMIPLRRALIVAQHGVLKYPEGTACAEVLKAGASAESRAAAAEGARHTGIIDEATTGGKTIMAGFGIGFLYYGIQEIWKTWKEYPTKVFGKPFEAASISIENNPALLGVGYIIGPRISCIMTAGGVLSYLVLIPAIKFFGSGWNIPLAPETAHLIKDMSVSQIQKAYVLYIGAGAVAAGGIISLIRSLPVIWSGLMGGLADLRRTRSAAAAGAPRTDHDLSMKFVLGGIIALLLAIMIAPQLNLRGNLVGALLIVAFGFLFVTVSSRLTGEIGSSSNPISGMTVATLLLTCLVFLIIGWTAPPYFVTALSIGGIVCIAASNGGTTSQDLKTGFLVGSTPKFQQIAILVGALASAVVLGPILLAMNQSGTVYVPVSQNRDFTFPAGFHFNPDQYLKNGDQPKRDTVKGSQARADGNSYYVVHKTTPEYGPSGRYLVNDQGVPVYLADPGINGIYDKLPGSNQSVPKFTAPKATLMSYIIKGILSGELPWGLVLLGVMTSVVLELSGIPSLAFAVGMYLPLSTSTPIFVGGMVRWGVDRYLRKKPENLALTEEEMAAKTDQSPGVLLASGYIAGATLAGVIYSFLNLSEGVTVRLNGFEDWATKNNPFFEGRYSDLLGLVPLVILTVVLYIVGRELLLKPKPYVQGTQ
- a CDS encoding aldo/keto reductase, producing the protein MQYTRLGNTGLVVSRLAFGAMTFGSGKGTMFEAISKVDQPLASELVAKALDAGINHFNTADVYTAGQSEEFLGKALGARRKDVVISTKVGFRSGDALVHQGLSRHHILESAEGSLKRLNTDYIDVYLVHRLDPYTPVEETVDALDSLVRSGKVRYVGFSNWNAWIAGKGLGIQRQHGWAEFKAAELYYSLVGRDLEHELAAFVQDSGIGVFVWSPLAGGFLSGKYTRENPKGDGGRLTAFDMLPYDKEKGYQIVDRLRSIGKAHNSSPAQVALAWVLGKPFVSSILLGANKFSQLEENLGAADLRIAKEDLAALDEMTAPAQVYPNFFSARVVDEPLRQALSRTSHG
- a CDS encoding DUF6152 family protein; amino-acid sequence: MKSLRIGILLVIATCCVAASAYAHHSAAGIDQTKTVSLEGLVKEFKWANPHSWIELEVKNAKGDNEIWNLEMNPPTYLVRAGWKSTTIKPGDKIKFSAHPFKNGDPGGIFMSVTLPDGRTLTQNAPRGNAPPAPAYEQK